Proteins co-encoded in one Coriobacterium glomerans PW2 genomic window:
- the disA gene encoding DNA integrity scanning diadenylate cyclase DisA: protein MNEAIRLTAPGQPIRTALDMIIAGHLGALICVGDTENVLAVGNDGFPLNISFTSNRLFELSKMDGAIVIDGDLTQILRANFHLNPDPSLATSETGMRHRTAARMSVLTDATVISISARRAVVNVYVHGTSYQLQQVPEIMSSVNQLVATLQTTRTSLDRSLLRLTALELDDYVTLADITDIFSSFEILQQAKEELKSCIVKLGTQGKLVQMQLEQLAGSGIDTDYDLMIRDYAANSSEESAQRIRARFAALTPEDITSPQRVAEVLGYDDLDEDSVMTPLGLRTLSQVSVVRDGVAERIVDEYGSLQELMDEIRKDPERLGNFGVNNPTILADTLYRMQGNQGGA, encoded by the coding sequence ATGAACGAGGCTATCCGACTGACCGCTCCCGGTCAGCCTATTCGCACCGCGCTCGACATGATCATCGCCGGCCATCTGGGTGCTCTTATCTGCGTCGGCGACACCGAGAACGTGCTTGCCGTCGGCAACGACGGGTTCCCGCTCAATATCTCCTTCACAAGCAATCGGCTGTTCGAGCTTTCGAAGATGGATGGCGCGATCGTGATCGATGGGGATCTCACGCAGATCCTGCGCGCGAACTTCCATCTGAATCCCGACCCATCCCTGGCCACGAGCGAGACGGGCATGCGACACCGCACGGCCGCCAGGATGTCCGTGCTGACCGATGCGACCGTCATCTCGATCTCGGCGCGCCGCGCCGTCGTGAACGTCTATGTTCACGGTACGTCCTATCAGCTTCAGCAGGTACCCGAGATCATGAGCTCGGTCAACCAGCTGGTCGCCACGCTTCAGACCACGCGCACCTCGCTCGACCGCTCCCTGTTGCGCCTGACGGCGCTCGAGCTGGATGACTATGTGACCCTCGCTGATATCACTGATATCTTCTCGAGCTTCGAGATCCTGCAGCAGGCTAAAGAAGAGCTCAAGAGCTGCATCGTGAAGCTCGGAACGCAGGGAAAGCTCGTGCAGATGCAACTCGAGCAACTTGCCGGTTCGGGCATCGACACGGACTACGATCTCATGATTCGCGATTATGCCGCGAACTCCTCTGAAGAGAGCGCCCAGCGCATCCGCGCGCGCTTCGCCGCGCTCACCCCCGAGGACATCACGAGCCCTCAGAGAGTCGCCGAGGTTCTGGGCTATGACGACCTCGATGAGGATTCCGTGATGACCCCGCTTGGCCTGCGCACGCTCTCGCAGGTCTCGGTCGTGCGCGACGGGGTGGCGGAGCGCATCGTGGACGAGTACGGTTCGTTGCAGGAGCTGATGGATGAGATCCGCAAGGATCCTGAGCGGCTGGGAAACTTCGGCGTGAACAATCCTACCATCTTGGCGGATACGCTCTATCGCATGCAGGGCAACCAAGGGGGCGCATGA
- a CDS encoding ATP-dependent Clp protease ATP-binding subunit — protein sequence MLDRFTDRARRVMSMAKEEAVALHTTKVGTEHLLLALAKESEGIAAEALRSLEITYDDILAQLKEVHSTEPEDDGQDAEAADAANGANQAKLAFTPHVISVMERSFRLARENNQTYVSTEHLLLGIVAEEQAVAMDILMRLGVSAAAIRSAVEKLTSKDQNATRGLAGSASGRVGAGLPFFSGESVQQKGEEADTLKSFGTNLTQDARDGKLDPVIGRSREISRMMEILSRRTKNNPLILGDPGVGKTAIVEGLAQEIAAGNVPENLVDQNIWTLDLPGLVAGAKYRGEFEERLKNVIQEATDADDIILFIDEMHTLIGAGSAEGSIDASSMLKPVLARGAFQIIGATTAEEFRKYLQKDPAFERRFQPVDIDEPSVEDTVRILNALLSRYEEHHHVRYTPAAVEAAASLSSRYIQDRFLPDKAIDLIDEAGARARIAANRAPEPVRAAERQLAQLKEEVESATEGDDLNRAAELKEQQRSAEIALSEARAAWNAEMDASPLTIDAPQIADIVSVISGVPVSALTESESRRLLGAESALKSRVIGQDEAVEAVAKAIRRSRSPLKDPRRPGGSFIFLGPTGTGKTELAKTLAAYLFGSKDALISFDMSEFASQYEVSKLIGSPPGYVGHEEGGQLTKAVRRHPYSVVLFDEIEKAHPDIFNTLLQVLDEGRLTDGQGKTVDFRNTVIIMTSNVGAREIARETSVGFGASGEGGLSSIEIRSRAMSELKRLFRPEFLNRVDDIVVFQKLSNESLKRIANLLVDDLRQRLNINGMNIKLTDAALDAIVTEGTDPTNGARPLRRAIQKLIEDPLSEELLGGEWGPGDTVLTDVVDGKFVFTHTSGEIPAPRPLGALGASFDSAPRTTGDSPLPSAGTAAREGADAR from the coding sequence ATGTTAGACAGATTCACAGATCGCGCGCGCCGCGTCATGTCAATGGCAAAGGAAGAGGCCGTCGCGCTTCACACGACCAAGGTCGGCACCGAGCATCTGCTTCTCGCGCTGGCCAAGGAGAGCGAAGGCATCGCCGCCGAGGCCCTTCGTTCGCTCGAGATCACCTACGACGACATCTTGGCTCAGCTCAAGGAGGTTCATTCGACGGAGCCGGAGGACGACGGTCAGGATGCCGAAGCTGCGGATGCGGCGAACGGCGCGAACCAGGCGAAGCTCGCCTTCACCCCGCATGTGATCTCAGTCATGGAACGCAGCTTCAGATTGGCGCGCGAGAACAACCAGACGTATGTCTCCACAGAGCACCTTCTGCTCGGTATCGTCGCCGAAGAGCAGGCTGTGGCAATGGATATCCTCATGCGACTCGGGGTGTCGGCAGCGGCGATCCGCTCCGCCGTTGAAAAACTCACTTCCAAGGATCAGAATGCCACCCGCGGTCTGGCCGGATCGGCGTCGGGTCGCGTTGGCGCGGGCCTGCCCTTTTTCTCCGGCGAATCCGTGCAGCAAAAGGGGGAGGAGGCCGACACGCTCAAATCGTTCGGTACGAATCTCACGCAGGACGCACGCGACGGCAAGCTCGATCCAGTGATCGGTCGCAGTCGAGAGATCTCTCGCATGATGGAGATCCTATCTCGGCGCACGAAGAACAACCCGCTGATTCTGGGCGATCCCGGTGTCGGCAAGACTGCTATCGTGGAGGGACTCGCTCAGGAGATCGCGGCGGGAAACGTACCGGAGAATCTCGTCGATCAGAACATCTGGACGCTTGATCTTCCGGGCCTCGTCGCCGGGGCCAAGTATCGCGGCGAGTTCGAGGAACGCCTTAAAAATGTTATCCAAGAGGCAACCGATGCTGATGATATCATCTTGTTCATCGACGAGATGCACACGTTGATCGGAGCCGGTTCAGCCGAGGGATCCATAGATGCGAGTTCCATGCTGAAGCCCGTGCTCGCTCGCGGTGCGTTTCAGATCATCGGCGCGACGACGGCGGAGGAGTTTCGCAAATACCTTCAGAAGGACCCGGCGTTCGAGCGACGCTTTCAGCCCGTCGACATCGATGAGCCCAGCGTGGAGGACACGGTTCGCATCCTGAACGCGTTGCTGTCGCGCTACGAGGAGCATCACCACGTGCGCTATACGCCCGCTGCGGTCGAGGCGGCTGCGAGCCTGTCATCGCGCTACATCCAGGACCGCTTCCTGCCCGACAAGGCGATCGATCTCATTGACGAGGCGGGAGCCCGTGCTCGAATCGCGGCGAATCGCGCTCCTGAGCCGGTTCGCGCCGCGGAGCGCCAACTCGCTCAGCTCAAAGAAGAGGTCGAGAGCGCCACCGAAGGCGATGACTTGAACCGCGCCGCTGAGCTCAAGGAGCAGCAGAGATCCGCTGAGATCGCGCTTTCAGAGGCGCGCGCGGCATGGAACGCGGAGATGGATGCGAGCCCGCTCACGATCGATGCTCCGCAGATCGCAGATATCGTATCGGTGATCTCCGGTGTTCCGGTCTCCGCGCTCACGGAGAGCGAGTCTCGCCGCCTGCTGGGAGCTGAAAGCGCGCTCAAATCGCGTGTTATCGGACAGGATGAGGCCGTCGAGGCGGTCGCCAAGGCCATCAGGCGCTCGCGCTCGCCGCTCAAGGATCCGCGCAGACCCGGCGGCTCGTTCATCTTCCTCGGACCCACCGGCACCGGCAAGACCGAACTCGCCAAGACGCTCGCGGCATATCTGTTCGGCAGCAAGGATGCCCTCATCAGCTTTGATATGTCCGAGTTCGCGAGCCAGTACGAGGTGTCGAAGCTCATCGGGTCCCCGCCGGGTTACGTCGGCCATGAGGAGGGCGGTCAGCTCACCAAGGCGGTTCGTCGGCATCCCTACTCGGTGGTGCTGTTCGATGAGATCGAGAAGGCCCATCCGGACATCTTCAACACGCTGCTGCAGGTGCTCGATGAGGGCAGGCTGACCGATGGACAGGGCAAGACCGTTGATTTTCGCAACACGGTCATCATCATGACCTCGAACGTGGGCGCTCGCGAGATTGCGCGCGAGACAAGCGTCGGTTTCGGTGCATCCGGCGAGGGGGGCCTGTCCTCGATCGAGATCAGAAGCCGAGCCATGTCTGAGCTGAAGAGGCTGTTCCGCCCTGAGTTTCTGAATCGCGTCGATGACATCGTCGTATTCCAGAAGCTCTCAAACGAGAGCCTGAAGAGAATCGCGAACCTGCTCGTGGACGATCTGCGCCAGCGCCTGAACATAAACGGCATGAACATCAAGCTGACCGATGCGGCCCTGGATGCGATCGTGACCGAGGGGACGGACCCCACCAATGGAGCCAGACCGCTCAGACGCGCCATTCAAAAGCTCATAGAGGATCCGCTGTCCGAAGAGCTTCTGGGCGGCGAATGGGGCCCCGGAGACACCGTGCTCACCGATGTGGTCGATGGAAAATTCGTTTTCACGCACACCTCCGGTGAGATTCCCGCGCCCCGGCCGCTCGGAGCCCTTGGTGCGTCGTTTGACAGCGCGCCGCGCACGACGGGCGACTCGCCGCTGCCGAGCGCGGGCACGGCGGCTCGCGAAGGCGCTGATGCGCGCTGA
- a CDS encoding MFS transporter produces MATKSRATTRIVWLFALGKLGWPILSGVFTSWLVYFYQPEQAFIDSGQRLFVTQGSVVLGMTAVGLITAAGRFIGAFMDPWIAGMSDACSHHLGRRIPFMRYAAIPFGAVTALAFFSPVHGVSWVNNAYLFIMVIAFYVFMAAYSTPYSALLPELGRTQDLRIKVATCISATYFLGTAIAYLVPGIAKLFQPVLGTTMSFRAAIAVLSIIAIACMLVPAFAIDEHVYAETTPSMVKMFTSLRLTLSNRRFQVFVVSNIMYWIAITMFQTGLPFYVTSLMHLPASMTFILFALMTGFSLACYPLVNILATRMGKKRLVGFALLAFSVSFGITSLSGLLGIAGVVWGVIVAILAAVPLAILGILLPAVVADIAEADAIESEEPRQGMFYAAQTFSTKLGQALAMILFTSVALVGEAGFGYRLSALTAMAFCLISGIIFLFYNERRVLQTILSAEK; encoded by the coding sequence ATGGCAACGAAGTCACGCGCGACCACGCGGATCGTATGGCTGTTCGCACTCGGAAAGCTCGGATGGCCGATCCTCTCGGGCGTCTTCACAAGTTGGCTGGTCTACTTCTACCAGCCTGAGCAGGCGTTTATCGATTCCGGGCAGCGCCTGTTCGTCACACAGGGCAGCGTGGTCCTGGGCATGACGGCCGTCGGGCTCATCACCGCTGCGGGTCGTTTCATCGGCGCATTCATGGATCCGTGGATCGCAGGCATGTCGGATGCGTGCTCCCACCATCTGGGCAGGCGCATCCCTTTTATGCGTTATGCGGCGATTCCCTTCGGCGCTGTCACGGCGCTTGCGTTCTTCTCGCCGGTACATGGTGTGTCCTGGGTCAACAACGCGTATCTGTTCATCATGGTGATCGCATTTTATGTATTCATGGCCGCTTACAGCACGCCGTACAGCGCGCTTCTGCCCGAGCTGGGCCGTACGCAGGACCTGCGCATCAAGGTCGCGACATGCATCTCGGCGACCTATTTTCTCGGCACTGCCATCGCCTATCTCGTGCCGGGCATCGCCAAGCTCTTCCAGCCGGTGCTCGGAACGACGATGAGCTTTCGCGCAGCCATCGCCGTGCTGTCGATCATCGCGATAGCCTGTATGCTCGTGCCGGCGTTTGCAATCGATGAACATGTCTATGCCGAGACGACCCCATCTATGGTCAAGATGTTCACAAGCCTCAGGTTGACGCTCTCCAACCGTCGGTTCCAGGTGTTCGTCGTCTCGAATATCATGTATTGGATCGCGATCACGATGTTTCAGACCGGGCTGCCCTTCTACGTCACCTCGCTCATGCATCTGCCGGCATCGATGACGTTTATCCTGTTCGCGCTTATGACTGGGTTCAGTCTGGCGTGCTACCCGCTCGTGAACATCCTCGCTACGCGCATGGGCAAAAAACGACTCGTCGGTTTCGCGCTGCTGGCGTTCAGCGTCTCCTTCGGGATCACGTCGCTTTCGGGTCTGCTCGGGATCGCGGGCGTCGTATGGGGCGTCATAGTCGCCATTCTCGCAGCTGTTCCTCTGGCCATCTTGGGTATCCTGCTGCCCGCTGTCGTTGCGGATATCGCCGAGGCCGATGCGATCGAAAGCGAAGAGCCGAGACAGGGCATGTTCTACGCGGCTCAGACCTTCTCTACGAAACTCGGACAGGCGCTCGCCATGATCCTGTTCACCTCCGTGGCGCTTGTGGGCGAGGCGGGCTTCGGCTACCGATTGAGCGCTCTGACCGCGATGGCTTTCTGTCTGATCAGCGGTATCATCTTTTTGTTCTACAATGAGCGGCGCGTGCTCCAGACGATTCTCTCCGCAGAGAAGTAA
- a CDS encoding glycoside hydrolase family 36 protein — translation MDDPRGGSFAKTLPIVDIDADPRFTLRWRSLPDGSSHLVNWSGADRPACCEMGLEVRSTCSSEPGGVAHRTWSIEVRPNKTIEILDVKATVDAPIARADAVFLNGYQSWTDSVERRPTARVRGLDRVPRFIVDRYVLDGSGDYRFTRYDHRRGHQHGFCYGYIRRADMVALVGSLEEDSGFTVLRTSTAENELTLEKEPPSRPLAAGEFRRLMAFAICQGAREEAVARWLVLAGIRPLPAPPLVGYSSWYRRYGDIDAESLLDDLKGATHVLCDIDLGPAQRVFQIDDGYSKVGDWLEFDRSRFPLGPATVLSAAREEGFIPGIWLAPFVCERDSELYAAHPDWLLSDAFGSEVRTGCNWSGAVALDTRNSEVRDYIAKVISTVTANWGAELLKLDFLFAACMIAHDGLNRGELMADALELLRESAAPRTRMILCGVPLASAFGKAEYCRIGCDVGLDWDDRFYMRLLHRERISTKNSLRNTYGRAHLDGRAFRCDPDAFFLRAGDVNLTTKQKESLLEADIVCGGVLLTSDDMGAWTADQIECYRAAVRAFAAKEDGAIREAGNENGLLNCSPSSSRS, via the coding sequence ATGGACGACCCGCGTGGCGGCTCCTTCGCAAAAACGCTTCCGATTGTCGATATAGATGCCGATCCACGGTTCACGCTCAGGTGGAGGTCGCTTCCTGATGGCTCGTCGCATCTGGTGAACTGGTCGGGAGCGGATCGGCCCGCCTGTTGCGAGATGGGTCTCGAGGTGCGCTCCACGTGTTCCTCGGAGCCCGGCGGCGTTGCCCACAGGACTTGGAGCATCGAGGTCAGACCAAACAAGACCATAGAGATTCTCGATGTCAAGGCAACGGTCGATGCGCCCATCGCTCGAGCTGATGCCGTCTTTCTGAATGGATACCAGTCTTGGACCGATAGCGTCGAGCGGCGGCCGACCGCGCGTGTCCGCGGGCTCGATCGAGTGCCGCGATTCATCGTGGATCGATATGTGCTCGATGGCAGCGGAGACTATCGATTCACCCGATACGATCATCGGCGGGGGCACCAACATGGGTTTTGCTACGGCTACATCCGCAGGGCCGACATGGTTGCACTCGTCGGATCGCTCGAGGAGGACAGCGGTTTCACCGTATTGAGGACCTCGACGGCCGAGAACGAGCTGACGCTTGAGAAAGAGCCCCCTTCGAGGCCGCTCGCCGCAGGTGAGTTCCGTCGCCTCATGGCATTCGCCATATGTCAGGGCGCGCGCGAGGAGGCCGTCGCCCGATGGCTCGTTCTGGCGGGTATTCGTCCCCTTCCCGCCCCGCCACTGGTAGGTTATTCAAGTTGGTATCGTCGCTATGGAGATATCGATGCCGAATCGCTTCTTGATGATCTCAAGGGCGCGACTCATGTGCTCTGTGACATCGATCTGGGTCCCGCTCAGCGCGTTTTTCAGATAGACGATGGATATTCAAAGGTGGGAGATTGGCTGGAGTTCGACCGATCGCGCTTTCCGCTGGGCCCTGCGACCGTCTTGAGTGCAGCGCGTGAAGAGGGCTTCATTCCCGGCATCTGGCTCGCTCCGTTCGTATGCGAGCGTGATTCCGAGCTGTATGCGGCGCACCCGGACTGGCTTTTGAGCGACGCGTTCGGGTCCGAGGTGAGAACCGGCTGCAACTGGAGCGGCGCGGTCGCACTCGATACGAGAAATTCCGAGGTTCGTGACTACATCGCAAAGGTGATCTCAACGGTGACCGCGAATTGGGGAGCCGAGCTGCTCAAGCTCGATTTCCTGTTCGCGGCATGCATGATCGCCCATGACGGGCTCAATCGAGGGGAGCTGATGGCTGATGCTCTCGAGCTTCTGCGGGAATCCGCTGCTCCGCGGACACGCATGATTCTTTGTGGCGTGCCGCTTGCATCGGCATTCGGCAAGGCAGAGTACTGTCGTATCGGCTGCGATGTCGGCTTGGATTGGGACGATAGGTTCTATATGCGGCTGCTCCACCGAGAGCGCATCAGCACGAAGAACAGCCTTCGCAACACGTACGGTCGCGCCCACTTGGATGGTCGCGCATTTCGCTGCGATCCAGATGCGTTCTTCTTGCGCGCCGGCGATGTGAATCTCACCACCAAGCAAAAAGAGAGTCTGCTCGAGGCCGATATCGTCTGCGGCGGTGTTCTTCTCACTTCGGATGACATGGGCGCATGGACAGCTGATCAGATAGAATGCTATAGGGCTGCCGTCAGGGCGTTCGCCGCCAAAGAGGACGGCGCGATTCGAGAAGCCGGTAACGAGAACGGCCTTCTCAACTGCAGCCCCTCGAGTTCGAGATCCTAG
- a CDS encoding MFS transporter, which yields MTERRLATNRIIWTFATGQLGWSILSGVVTNWLVYFFQPGHDLLNEGQRIFITQGSVLLGMTTIGLITALGRFTDAFVDPWVASRSDACGHRLGRRVPFMRYAAIPFGAATILAFVSPIDGVSVVNDIFLLVTVLAFYVCMTCYCTPFNALIPELGRTQELRIEVSTRISFTYFIGTAIAYLVPNIAGLLQPALDMTTSFRVTIAALSVIAVACMLVPTFTIDEHIYAETTPSTIKMGESLKMTFSNRRFQVFVASDILYWIAITMFQTGLPFYITALMGLPDSMTFVLFALMTIMSLVFYAPVNALAKRMGKKWLVCFAFMFFCIAFGVTSLAGLLGIPGIAWGVMIAVLAAPPMAVLGILPQAVVADIAQADAISNGEARQGMFYAARTFSMKLGQSVAMILFTSVALIGGAGTGYRLSALAAMVLCLISGLTFLRYDEHGVLAAIRRDAASSADRTASCGSASLEGKVD from the coding sequence ATGACTGAAAGAAGACTTGCGACGAATCGTATCATATGGACCTTTGCCACAGGCCAGCTAGGTTGGTCGATCTTGTCTGGAGTTGTCACGAACTGGCTCGTTTACTTCTTTCAACCTGGCCATGACCTTTTGAACGAAGGTCAGCGCATCTTCATCACCCAGGGCAGCGTGCTGCTCGGTATGACGACGATTGGCCTCATCACCGCTCTGGGAAGATTCACCGATGCGTTCGTCGATCCGTGGGTCGCTTCGCGCTCAGATGCATGCGGCCACCGTCTCGGACGTCGCGTTCCGTTCATGCGATATGCCGCGATTCCCTTCGGAGCTGCGACGATACTCGCCTTCGTGTCGCCGATAGACGGCGTTTCGGTGGTGAACGATATCTTCCTGCTCGTCACGGTGCTGGCGTTCTACGTATGCATGACATGCTATTGCACGCCGTTCAACGCACTCATACCCGAGCTGGGCCGGACGCAGGAGCTCAGAATCGAGGTTTCCACGCGCATCTCGTTCACGTACTTCATCGGCACGGCGATCGCATACCTCGTCCCCAACATCGCAGGTCTGCTTCAGCCTGCCCTTGACATGACGACGAGCTTTCGCGTGACGATCGCGGCGCTCTCCGTGATAGCCGTGGCATGCATGCTCGTTCCGACGTTTACCATCGATGAGCATATCTATGCTGAGACGACACCCTCCACGATCAAGATGGGAGAGAGTCTCAAGATGACATTCTCAAATCGGCGGTTCCAGGTGTTCGTTGCCTCCGATATTCTTTACTGGATCGCGATCACGATGTTCCAGACCGGCTTGCCGTTTTACATCACCGCCCTCATGGGTCTCCCGGATTCTATGACCTTTGTTCTGTTCGCTCTCATGACGATCATGAGTCTTGTATTCTATGCGCCGGTCAACGCGCTTGCGAAACGAATGGGCAAGAAATGGCTCGTGTGCTTTGCCTTCATGTTCTTCTGCATTGCATTCGGGGTGACATCACTCGCAGGCCTTCTCGGGATTCCGGGTATCGCCTGGGGTGTGATGATCGCTGTTCTGGCTGCTCCTCCCATGGCGGTTCTCGGCATTTTGCCTCAAGCCGTCGTCGCAGACATCGCCCAGGCCGATGCCATCAGCAACGGCGAGGCGCGGCAGGGCATGTTCTATGCGGCGAGGACCTTTTCGATGAAGCTCGGTCAGTCGGTTGCCATGATCCTGTTCACGTCGGTCGCTCTCATAGGAGGCGCGGGGACTGGCTATCGGCTCTCTGCGCTTGCAGCCATGGTTCTATGCCTGATCAGCGGACTTACGTTTCTGCGCTACGACGAGCACGGAGTGCTCGCAGCGATTCGACGCGATGCCGCCTCTTCAGCGGATCGCACCGCGAGCTGCGGCTCGGCGAGCTTGGAAGGCAAGGTAGACTAG
- a CDS encoding TetR/AcrR family transcriptional regulator, whose product MARSARFSDRRACDAHGLPETPFSASFDTRDTKAVEQAALLFLDEGIAAVPMTRVAHAAGVGVATLYRHFATKADLAVRAATLLWYRFNLEVNDLVISEAFRDMSGLEMLDALTSAYRNEYLENPRFVAFIDELDRMLLTERVDQSALACYDAQIDSFYFVFEEAYRSGRTDGSIRRDVDFRLFYRSVAHALLGVAQKLSRGELIPSDDFSLASNELHLIADMAVTYLGGTGSGDCKRGDPDD is encoded by the coding sequence GTGGCGCGCAGCGCTAGATTCTCCGATCGTCGAGCGTGTGATGCGCACGGGCTTCCGGAAACGCCTTTCAGCGCTTCATTCGACACGCGTGACACAAAGGCAGTCGAGCAGGCCGCGTTGCTTTTCCTAGATGAGGGGATCGCCGCCGTGCCGATGACCCGGGTGGCGCATGCAGCAGGGGTCGGAGTGGCGACGCTCTACCGTCATTTCGCAACCAAGGCGGATCTTGCGGTACGCGCCGCGACCCTGCTATGGTATCGATTCAACCTCGAGGTAAATGACTTGGTGATCTCAGAGGCCTTCAGGGACATGTCCGGTCTTGAGATGCTCGACGCGCTCACGTCAGCCTATCGCAACGAGTACTTGGAGAATCCGCGTTTCGTCGCCTTCATCGACGAACTCGATCGGATGCTTCTCACAGAGCGTGTCGACCAGTCGGCGCTTGCTTGCTACGATGCTCAGATTGACTCATTTTACTTCGTATTCGAAGAAGCATATCGATCCGGACGAACAGATGGCAGCATCCGTCGTGATGTCGATTTTCGCCTCTTCTATCGCAGCGTTGCCCATGCGCTGCTCGGCGTTGCGCAGAAGCTTTCCAGAGGAGAGCTGATCCCCTCCGATGATTTCTCGCTTGCTTCAAATGAGCTGCATCTCATTGCTGACATGGCGGTGACATACCTTGGCGGAACCGGATCCGGTGATTGCAAGAGGGGAGATCCCGATGACTGA
- a CDS encoding DUF6937 domain-containing protein encodes MKSVNGLPDRSEIIFGNVMDAKTRRRARRARNRYARRFGDDASATYHLAARDLPTIGTLLDIRELVLSESDAPLDIIADAKAGRHMLQTERSPIGSDRKPVVIGNIRMGYGHYRIAIAMASAARAMGFTPYWFDLVSHAKTTGAKVIAAQNELYSQGSRLSQRFSLFNRLIWEPLNTEGFRKLSYNAIDQKKSELMVPIFQDLPQDVPYVGTHAWPSQAAVHAGLTHVVNAIPDNWPMALHLAEGSIHAVQTPGAYLGYRMLRGMAPTRSLRQMPRKDICETGHYVDHEIVSNIDIDCARRRERLLGGSPIRYLITIGGAGAQTELVAAIIEHLLPAARRGDALLLINAGDHGKVWKRLEQLVDGLASSAVRHFGDFREVMSFADLCLAEDQTELSGIHAFFDQDIFAAVYSTNLLMRGCDLLITKPSELSFYPVPKLMVHRIGGHEAWGAIRTAELGDGTYEIDDTREVLSVIDAMQADRTLISRMCDAIIRANAQHVYDGAYRVINLATTGLG; translated from the coding sequence ATGAAGTCCGTAAACGGTCTACCGGATAGGTCGGAGATCATCTTCGGCAATGTCATGGATGCCAAGACCCGCCGTCGCGCGCGACGCGCCAGAAACAGATATGCGAGACGGTTTGGCGACGACGCATCAGCCACCTACCATCTCGCCGCGCGTGATCTCCCAACGATCGGCACGCTGCTCGACATACGAGAACTCGTTTTGTCAGAGAGCGACGCACCACTTGACATCATCGCGGACGCCAAGGCGGGACGCCACATGTTGCAAACGGAGCGATCCCCCATCGGGTCCGACCGAAAGCCCGTGGTCATCGGCAATATCCGAATGGGCTATGGACATTACCGCATCGCCATCGCGATGGCGTCTGCCGCCCGTGCCATGGGGTTCACGCCCTATTGGTTCGATCTTGTGTCCCATGCGAAAACGACAGGTGCCAAGGTGATTGCCGCGCAAAACGAGTTGTATTCTCAAGGATCTCGTCTATCGCAGAGATTCAGCCTGTTTAACCGGCTCATATGGGAACCACTCAACACGGAGGGTTTCAGGAAGCTCTCGTATAACGCGATAGATCAGAAGAAATCCGAACTCATGGTGCCCATCTTTCAGGACCTTCCTCAAGATGTCCCCTATGTGGGCACGCATGCCTGGCCCTCTCAGGCGGCTGTTCACGCAGGCCTCACCCATGTAGTCAATGCCATCCCGGACAACTGGCCGATGGCGCTGCATCTTGCCGAGGGCTCGATACACGCGGTCCAGACGCCCGGAGCGTATCTGGGGTATCGCATGCTGCGGGGCATGGCTCCGACTCGCTCGCTCAGACAAATGCCCCGCAAGGACATATGCGAGACCGGCCATTATGTGGATCATGAGATCGTCTCGAACATCGATATCGATTGCGCGCGAAGAAGAGAGAGGCTGCTCGGGGGCTCCCCTATCCGTTATCTCATCACGATCGGAGGAGCGGGAGCACAGACCGAGCTGGTTGCCGCTATCATCGAGCATCTGCTGCCGGCGGCGCGACGCGGAGACGCTCTGCTCCTTATCAATGCAGGTGATCACGGGAAGGTCTGGAAACGCCTCGAACAGCTTGTGGATGGACTCGCCAGCTCAGCGGTGCGACACTTCGGGGACTTCAGGGAGGTGATGAGCTTCGCAGACCTGTGTCTCGCCGAGGATCAGACCGAGCTGAGCGGCATCCACGCCTTTTTCGACCAAGACATCTTCGCAGCGGTATATTCGACCAATCTGTTAATGCGCGGGTGCGATCTTTTGATCACCAAACCGAGCGAGCTATCGTTTTATCCTGTCCCAAAGCTCATGGTGCATCGCATTGGAGGACATGAGGCATGGGGGGCCATCCGTACCGCCGAACTCGGAGACGGAACCTACGAGATCGATGACACGCGCGAGGTGCTCTCTGTGATCGACGCGATGCAAGCCGATCGCACTCTTATCAGTCGCATGTGCGATGCCATCATTCGTGCAAACGCCCAGCATGTCTATGACGGCGCATACAGAGTTATCAATCTCGCCACCACCGGGCTCGGCTAG